In Bradyrhizobium guangxiense, the following are encoded in one genomic region:
- a CDS encoding efflux RND transporter permease subunit, which yields MALNISAWSIRHPLPSVVFSIILLVLGWVSFTKLAITRLPSADIPVISVAVSQFGAAPAELESQVTKTVEDAVSGVEGVRHITSSITDGLSVTTIQFALETNTDRALNDVKDAVTRVRSNLPQNVPEPLIQRVDVIGLPIVTYAAISPGKTPEQLSYFVDDVVKRALQGVRGVAQVERIGGVEREILVSLDPDRLQAMGLTAVNVSQSLRGTNVDVAGGRAEIGKNDQAIRTLAGAKTLGDLAGTMIPLFGGGEVRLDDLGTVTDTIADRRTFARFNGEPVVALGIKRSKGASDVKVAEAVQKRIDALKAAYPDVDLKLIDTSVEYTKGNYHAAISTLFEGAILAVVIVLLFLRDLRATIIAAISLPLSIFPAFWAMDLLGFSLNLVSFLAITLSTGILVDDAIVEIENIVRHMNMGKSPYRAALEAADEIGLAVIAISLTIIAIFAPASFMSGIAGQFFKQFGITVSVQVFFSLLAARFVTPVLAAYFLKHGNHAEPPPGRILRSYHRIVAWSVRHHFITVLIGLGVFAASIWSITLLPQGFLPAQDSARSLLALELPPGTQLAYTEKVTEDIVARLRKRPEVKSIFVDGGRVPPGTQEVRRAALIINYTPKDSRDITQRELEFSISQELENVPDIRFWFLDENGLRAISLVVTGIDPNIVNNVASELATQMKRIPTISNVISETSLERPELRIEPRADLAARLGVSTESLSQTIRVATIGDVGPALAKFDVGDRLVPIRVQLEDAARGNLKTLEQLRVPLGEHGEKGGVPLSVIADVKLDQGPTSINRYDRERQATVAADLVGSAALGDATKKIYELPVMKSLPKGVKVSPSGDAESLNELSDGFATAITAGLMMVYAVLVLLFGTFLQPITILFSLPLSIGGAIAALLVTGKQLTTPVWIGILMLMGIVTKNAIMLVEFAIESIHAGKPREEAMIDAGMKRARPIVMTTIAMAAGMMPSALAVGAGGEFRSPMALAVIGGLIFSTILSLVFVPAMFMVMDDFGALIWRFAKRLIVHSADAETDGHRGATPAEAGPVPKNVVHPAAE from the coding sequence ATGGCTCTCAATATTTCGGCTTGGTCGATCCGTCATCCACTGCCGTCGGTCGTCTTCTCGATCATCCTTCTGGTGCTCGGCTGGGTGTCCTTCACCAAGCTCGCGATCACGCGGCTGCCCTCGGCCGACATTCCCGTGATCTCGGTCGCCGTCTCGCAATTCGGCGCCGCGCCCGCCGAGCTGGAATCCCAGGTGACCAAGACCGTTGAAGACGCGGTCTCCGGCGTCGAGGGCGTGCGGCACATCACCTCCTCGATCACCGACGGCCTGTCGGTCACGACGATCCAGTTCGCGCTCGAGACCAACACCGACCGCGCGCTCAACGACGTCAAGGACGCGGTGACGCGCGTGCGCTCCAACCTGCCGCAGAACGTCCCCGAGCCGCTGATCCAGCGCGTCGACGTCATCGGCCTGCCGATCGTCACCTATGCCGCGATCTCGCCCGGCAAGACGCCGGAGCAGCTCTCTTATTTCGTCGACGACGTGGTCAAGCGCGCGCTGCAGGGCGTGCGCGGCGTCGCCCAGGTCGAGCGCATCGGCGGCGTCGAGCGCGAGATCCTGGTCTCGCTCGATCCCGACCGCCTGCAGGCGATGGGGCTGACCGCGGTCAATGTCAGCCAGAGCCTGCGCGGCACCAATGTCGACGTTGCCGGCGGCCGCGCCGAGATCGGCAAGAACGATCAGGCGATCCGCACGCTCGCCGGCGCCAAGACGCTGGGTGACCTCGCCGGCACCATGATCCCGCTGTTCGGCGGCGGCGAGGTCCGGCTCGATGATCTCGGCACCGTCACCGACACCATCGCCGACCGCCGCACCTTTGCCCGCTTCAACGGTGAACCCGTGGTGGCGCTCGGCATCAAGCGTTCTAAGGGCGCCAGCGACGTGAAGGTGGCCGAGGCCGTGCAGAAGCGCATCGACGCGCTGAAAGCCGCCTATCCCGACGTCGACCTCAAGCTGATCGACACATCGGTCGAATACACCAAGGGCAATTACCACGCGGCGATCTCGACCTTGTTCGAAGGCGCCATCCTCGCCGTCGTCATCGTGCTGCTGTTCCTGCGGGACCTGCGCGCCACCATCATCGCCGCGATCTCGCTGCCGCTGTCAATCTTTCCGGCGTTCTGGGCGATGGACCTGCTCGGCTTTTCGCTGAACCTCGTCAGCTTCCTCGCCATCACGCTGTCGACAGGCATTCTCGTCGACGATGCCATCGTCGAGATCGAGAACATCGTCCGGCACATGAACATGGGCAAATCGCCCTATCGTGCCGCGCTCGAGGCCGCCGATGAGATCGGCCTCGCGGTGATCGCGATCTCGCTCACGATCATTGCGATCTTCGCGCCCGCCAGCTTCATGTCGGGCATCGCCGGACAGTTCTTCAAGCAGTTCGGCATCACCGTTTCGGTGCAGGTATTCTTCTCGCTGCTCGCGGCACGCTTCGTCACGCCGGTGCTGGCCGCCTATTTCCTCAAGCACGGCAATCACGCGGAGCCGCCGCCGGGGCGCATCTTGCGGTCCTATCATCGCATCGTGGCCTGGTCGGTGAGGCACCATTTCATCACGGTGCTGATCGGCCTCGGGGTGTTCGCCGCCTCGATCTGGAGCATCACGCTGCTGCCGCAGGGCTTCCTGCCGGCCCAGGACAGCGCCCGCTCGCTGCTTGCCCTCGAGCTGCCGCCGGGCACCCAGCTCGCCTACACCGAAAAGGTCACCGAGGACATCGTCGCGCGCCTGCGCAAGCGGCCCGAGGTGAAGAGCATCTTCGTCGACGGCGGGCGCGTCCCGCCGGGCACGCAGGAAGTCCGGCGCGCCGCCCTGATCATCAACTACACGCCCAAGGACAGCCGCGACATCACCCAGCGCGAGCTCGAATTCTCGATCAGCCAGGAGCTGGAGAACGTTCCGGACATCCGCTTCTGGTTCCTCGACGAGAACGGCCTGCGCGCGATCTCGCTGGTGGTGACCGGCATCGACCCCAACATCGTCAACAACGTCGCGAGCGAGCTTGCGACGCAGATGAAGCGGATCCCCACCATCTCCAACGTCATCTCGGAAACCTCGCTGGAGCGTCCCGAGCTGCGCATCGAACCGCGCGCGGATCTCGCCGCACGGCTCGGCGTCTCGACCGAAAGCCTGTCGCAAACCATCCGCGTCGCCACTATTGGCGACGTCGGACCCGCGCTCGCCAAATTCGACGTGGGCGATCGTTTGGTGCCGATCCGCGTGCAGCTCGAGGATGCCGCGCGCGGCAATCTGAAGACGCTGGAGCAGTTGCGCGTGCCGCTCGGCGAGCACGGCGAGAAGGGCGGCGTGCCGCTCTCCGTCATCGCCGACGTCAAGCTCGATCAGGGGCCGACCAGCATCAACCGCTACGATCGCGAGCGGCAGGCCACGGTTGCCGCCGATCTGGTCGGCTCGGCTGCGCTCGGCGATGCCACCAAGAAGATCTACGAGCTACCGGTGATGAAGAGCCTGCCGAAGGGCGTGAAGGTTTCCCCCTCCGGCGACGCCGAAAGCCTGAACGAATTGTCGGACGGCTTCGCCACCGCGATCACGGCGGGCCTGATGATGGTCTACGCCGTGCTTGTGCTGCTGTTCGGCACCTTCCTGCAGCCGATCACCATCCTGTTCTCGCTGCCGCTCTCGATCGGCGGCGCCATCGCGGCCCTGCTCGTCACCGGCAAGCAGCTCACCACGCCGGTGTGGATCGGCATCCTGATGCTGATGGGCATCGTCACCAAGAACGCGATCATGCTGGTGGAATTCGCCATCGAATCCATCCACGCCGGCAAGCCGCGCGAGGAGGCCATGATCGACGCCGGCATGAAGCGCGCCCGCCCGATCGTGATGACCACGATCGCGATGGCCGCGGGCATGATGCCGAGCGCGCTCGCGGTCGGCGCCGGCGGCGAGTTTCGCTCGCCGATGGCGCTCGCCGTGATCGGCGGCCTGATCTTTTCGACCATCCTGTCACTGGTGTTCGTGCCCGCGATGTTCATGGTGATGGACGATTTCGGCGCCCTGATCTGGCGCTTCGCCAAGCGGCTGATCGTCCACAGCGCGGATGCGGAGACGGACGGCCATCGCGGCGCGACGCCGGCGGAAGCGGGGCCGGTGCCGAAGAACGTCGTGCACCCCGCGGCGGAGTAG
- a CDS encoding efflux RND transporter periplasmic adaptor subunit, which produces MNLSEYLKPAGTVVFVVALGVGYYLFEHRKRPEPKETQSEALVIVTKSTNACFSDLVRVTGFFVPRREAVVIADQEGSKVTDLLVTEGAVVADNQELARLTAPPQIPGQPQRPGPQGPISLKAPAPGLVTEVRTIVGAPASPQAGPMFRIAVNNEIELDAQVPAVHMPKLSPGATVRISRDDAPDLIGRVRLVAPEIDRATQLGRVRISVTNNPSLKVGVFARASIDAKRSCGVSIPKTAIDHLTIQVVKGNTVETRKVRVGLSSDNATEILEGLDVGEIVVADAGSSLHDGDQIKTMFADELDRTRVR; this is translated from the coding sequence ATGAATCTCTCCGAATATCTCAAGCCCGCCGGAACCGTGGTGTTCGTCGTCGCCCTCGGCGTCGGCTATTATCTGTTCGAGCATCGCAAGCGCCCCGAGCCGAAGGAGACGCAAAGCGAGGCGCTCGTCATCGTGACGAAATCGACCAATGCCTGCTTTTCCGACCTCGTGCGCGTGACCGGCTTCTTCGTGCCGCGCCGCGAGGCCGTGGTGATCGCCGACCAGGAAGGCTCCAAGGTCACCGACCTCCTGGTCACCGAGGGCGCCGTCGTCGCGGACAATCAGGAGCTGGCGCGCCTGACCGCGCCGCCGCAGATCCCGGGCCAGCCGCAGCGACCCGGTCCGCAAGGGCCGATTTCGCTGAAGGCACCTGCGCCGGGCCTCGTCACCGAAGTCCGTACCATCGTCGGCGCGCCCGCATCCCCGCAGGCCGGCCCGATGTTCCGCATCGCCGTCAACAACGAGATCGAGCTCGATGCCCAGGTCCCGGCGGTGCACATGCCCAAGCTCAGCCCCGGCGCCACCGTGCGCATCAGCCGCGACGACGCCCCCGATCTGATCGGCCGGGTCCGGCTGGTTGCGCCCGAGATCGACCGCGCCACGCAGCTCGGCCGCGTCCGCATCAGCGTCACCAACAATCCGTCGCTGAAGGTCGGCGTGTTCGCGCGCGCCTCGATCGACGCCAAGCGAAGCTGCGGCGTCTCGATCCCCAAGACCGCGATCGACCATCTCACCATTCAGGTCGTCAAGGGCAACACGGTCGAGACACGCAAGGTCCGGGTCGGACTGTCGTCCGACAACGCGACGGAAATCCTGGAAGGCCTCGACGTCGGCGAAATCGTCGTGGCCGACGCCGGCTCTTCCCTCCATGACGGCGACCAGATCAAGACCATGTTCGCCGATGAACTCGATCGCACGCGGGTACGCTGA